From one Cynocephalus volans isolate mCynVol1 chromosome X, mCynVol1.pri, whole genome shotgun sequence genomic stretch:
- the LOC134368660 gene encoding PI-PLC X domain-containing protein 1-like — MRDSPGFNRWPEVLTGSSEEEAGGSRRTLSTRRPPEDLAFLTLLDMLTEISEWLEKHPREVVPLACRNFQGLSTDLHKYLVTCIQNIFGDMLCPRREVPTLRLLWARSQQVIIFYEDEDTVSWHRELSTGVRYWWGNKVKVQELIRYLEGMKSSGRPGTWSYSCTGPD, encoded by the exons ATGAGGGACAGTCCTGGCTTTAACCGGTGGCCCGAGGTCCTCACAGGGTCCtcggaggaggaggcaggagg CAGCCGCAGGACACTCAGCACCAGAAGGCCCCCTGAGGACCTGGCATTCCTGACGCTGTTG GACATGCTCACGGAGATCTCGGAGTGGCTGGAGAAGCACCCCCGGGAGGTGGTCCCCTTAGCCTGCAGGAACTTTCAGGGCCTGAGCACGGACCTGCACAAGTACCTGGTCACTTGCATCCAGAACATCTTTGGGGACATGCTGTGCCCACGGCGG GAGGTGCCGACGCTGCGCCTGCTGTGGGCGCGGAGCCAGCAGGTGATCATCTTCTATGAGGACGAGGACACCGTGAGCTGGCACAGGGAGCTGTCAACGGGGGTCCGCTACTGGTGGGGCAACAAAGTGAAGGTGCAGGAGCTGATCCGCTACCTGGAGGGCATGAAGAGCAGCGGCCGCCCAGGTACCTGGAGCTACTCCTGCACAGGGCCAGACTGA